Genomic DNA from Flavobacterium sp. N502540:
GAAACAGGAACGGTTTCTATATCGGTTTTCAGCACTAAATCTGCTTGTAGCGGAGTTTCAAAAATATCGCTTATTCCTGTAAAATTCTTTATTTTATCAGGATCATTATCCGATAATAATGCTTTTTTATACAGTCCTTTAGGATCTCTTTCGATTAAATTATCGATCGAACAATCTAAATATACAGTTCTGACAAATTCATGATTGCGCAATTCGTTTCTCAGATTTTCATATGGATTTATAACTGACATCAAAACGATCGTGTCTGATACAACAAAATTTCGTCCGACATTAAAAAGACGTCTGACATTTTCACAGCGGTCTTCTTTAGAAAATCCCAGATCTTTACAGATGGTTTTCCGATATACATCACCATCAATTATCTCGACTTTATACTTTTTTTCGATTAAAAGCTGTCGAACATTTTCAGCTAATGTTGTTTTACCCGAACCCGATAATCCCGTAAATTGTATTAAAATCATTTTAAAACTCTTTTCTTTTATTGCTCACTAAAACTAGATAATTTGTAAGACCGAAACAATAAGTATAAATACGCTTTTATCGGTTATCTAAACTATAAAAAAATGGTAATGCAGCTATTCCGAAACTAAATGAGGAAATCACTATTTTTATCCTTTAATTACAATACAATGAAAAAGAAATTAGTGGTTTTAACCGGAGCCGGGATTAGTGCTGAAAGCGGGATCAAAACTTTTCGTGACAGTGATGGTTTATGGGAAGGTCATGATGTGATGGAAGTTGCCACTCCTGAAGGATGGAGAAAAAATCAGGAATT
This window encodes:
- the cysC gene encoding adenylyl-sulfate kinase, with the protein product MILIQFTGLSGSGKTTLAENVRQLLIEKKYKVEIIDGDVYRKTICKDLGFSKEDRCENVRRLFNVGRNFVVSDTIVLMSVINPYENLRNELRNHEFVRTVYLDCSIDNLIERDPKGLYKKALLSDNDPDKIKNFTGISDIFETPLQADLVLKTDIETVPVSTHKLYHFILNSLPDLV